From the Palaemon carinicauda isolate YSFRI2023 chromosome 42, ASM3689809v2, whole genome shotgun sequence genome, one window contains:
- the LOC137633088 gene encoding ice nucleation protein-like yields MTLSWNGKCVTYAVCDTGQYSVSGGFVYSFSGGFVSFVSSGFVCSVSSGFVCSVSGGFVSSVSGGLVSSVSGGFACSANGGFVCSVSGGLVSSVSGGFVSLVSGGFAFYVSGSFASSVSGGFVFSVSGSFASSVSGGFVCSVGGSFISLVSGGFVTSVSGGFVCSVSGGFVSSVSGGLVSSVSGGFACSANGGFVCSVSGGLVCSVSGGFVSLVSGGFVTSVSGGFVCSVSGGFVSSVSGGLVSSVSGGFACSANGGFVCSVSGGLVCSVSGGFVSLVSGSFASSVSGGFVCSVGGSFISLVSGGFVTSVSGGFVCSVSGGFVSSVSGGLVSSVSGGFACSANGGFVCSVSGGLVSGSFASSVSGGFVCSVGGSFISLVSCDFVTSVSGGFVCSVSGGFVSSVSGGLVSSVSGGFACSANGGFVCSVSGGLVSGSFASSVSGGFVCSVGGSFISLVSGGFVCSVSGGFVSSVSGGLVSSVSGGFACSANGGFVCSVSGGLVCSVSGGFVSLVSGSFASSVSGGFVCSVGGSFISLVSGGFVTSVSGGFVCSVSGGFVSSVSGGLVSSVSGGFACSANGGFVCSVSGGLVSGSFASSVSGGFVCSVGGSFISLVSCDFVTSVSGGFVCSVSGGSVSSVSGGLVSSVSGGFACSANGGFVSGSLASLVSGGFVTSVSSGFVCSVSGGFVSSVSGGLVSSVSGGFACSANGGFVCSVSGGLVCSVSGGFISLVSGSFASSVSGGFVCSVGGSFISLVSGGFITSVSGGFVCSVSGGFVFSVSGGLVSSVSGGFACSANGGFVCSVSGGLVCSVSGSLASLVSGGFVTSVSSGFVCSVSGGFVSSVSGGLVSSVSGGFACSANGGFVCSVSGGLVCSVSGGFISLVSGSFASSVSGGFVCSVGGSFISLVSGGFITSVSGGFVCSVSGGFVFSVSGGLVSSVSGGFACSANGGFVCSVSGGLVSGSFASSVSGGFVCSVGGSFISLVSCDFVTSVSGGFVCSVSGGFVSSVSGGLVSSVSGGFACSANGGFVCSVSGGLVCSVSGSFASSVSGGFVCSVGGSFISLVSGGFVTSVSGGFVCSVSGGFVSSVSGGLVSSVSGGFACSANGGFVCSVSGGLVSGSFASSVSGGFVCSVGGSFISLVSCDFVTSVSGGFVCSVSGGSVSSVSGGLVSSVSGGFACSANGGFVCSVSGGLVSSVSGGFVSLVSGSFASSVSGGFVCSFGGSFISLVSCDFVTSVSGGFVCSVSGGFVSSVSGGLVSSVSGGFACSANGGFVCSVSGGLVSSVSGGFVSLVSGSFASSVSGGFVCSVGGSFISLVSCDFVTSVSGGFVCSVSGGFVSSVSGGLVSSVSGGFACSANGGFVCSVSGGLVCSVSGSFASSVSGGFVCSVGGSFISLVSGGFVTSVSGGFVCSVSGGFVSSVSGGLVSSVSGGFACSANGGFVCSVSGGLVSGSFASSVSGGFVCSVGGSFISLVSCDFVTSVSGGFVCSVSGGSVSSVSGGLVSSVSGGFACSANGGFVCSVSGGLVSSVSGGFVSLVSGSFASSVSGGFVCSVGGSFISLVSCDFVTSVSGGFVCSVSGGFVSSVSGGLVSSVSGGFACSANGGFVCSVSGGLVSSVSGGFVSLVSGSFASSVSGGFVCSVGGSFISLVSGGFVTSVSGGFVCSVSGGFVSSVSGGLVSSVSGGFACSANGGFVCSVSGGLVSGSFASSVSGGFVFSVSGGFAFYVSGSFASSVSGGFVCSVGGSFISLVSCDFVTSVSGGFVTSVSGGFVSSVSGGLVCSVSGGFVSLVSGGFAF; encoded by the exons cttctca gtcagtggtagttttgcatcctcagtcagtggtggctttgtatgtTCAGTCGGTGGTAGCTTTATATCcttagtcagtggtggctttgtcacctcagtcagtggtggctttgtatgctcagtcagtggtggctttgtatcctcagtcagtggtggtcTTGTATCCTCAGTCAGTGGAGGCTTTGCATGCTCAGCCAATGGTGGCTttgtatgctcagtcagtggtggtcttgtatgctcagtcagtggtggctttgtatccttagtcagtggtggctttgtcacctcagtcagtggtggctttgtatgctcagtcagtggtggctttgtatcctcagtcagtggtggtcTTGTATCCTCAGTCAGTGGAGGCTTTGCATGCTCAGCCAATGGTGGCTttgtatgctcagtcagtggtggtcttgtatgctcagtcagtggtggctttgtatcctta gtcagtggtagttttgcatcctcagtcagtggtggctttgtatgtTCAGTTGGTGGTAGCTTTATATCcttagtcagtggtggctttgtcacctcagtcagtggtggctttgtatgctcagtcagtggtggctttgtatcctcagtcagtggtggtcTTGTATCCTCAGTCAGTGGAGGCTTTGCATGCTCAGCCAATGGCGGCTttgtatgctcagtcagtggtggtctt gtcagtggtagttttgcatcctcagtcagtggtggctttgtatgtTCAGTCGGTGGTAGCTTTATATCCTTAGTCAGTTGTGACTTTGTcacctcagtcagtggtggctttgtatgctcagtcagtggtggctttgtatcctcagtcagtggtggtcTTGTATCCTCAGTCAGTGGAGGCTTTGCATGCTCAGCCAATGGTGGCTttgtatgctcagtcagtggtggtctt gtcagtggtagttttgcatcctcagtcagtggtggctttgtatgtTCAGTCGGTGGTAGCTTTATATCcttagtcagtggtggctttgtatgctcagtcagtggtggctttgtatcctcagtcagtggtggtcTTGTATCCTCAGTCAGTGGAGGCTTTGCATGCTCAGCCAATGGTGGCTttgtatgctcagtcagtggtggtcttgtatgctcagtcagtggtggctttgtatcctta gtcagtggtagttttgcatcctcagtcagtggtggctttgtatgtTCAGTCGGTGGTAGCTTTATATCcttagtcagtggtggctttgtcacctcagtcagtggtggctttgtatgctcagtcagtggtggctttgtatcctcagtcagtggtggtcTTGTATCCTCAGTCAGTGGAGGCTTTGCATGCTCAGCCAATGGTGGCTttgtatgctcagtcagtggtggtctt gtcagtggtagttttgcatcctcagtcagtggtggctttgtatgtTCAGTCGGTGGTAGCTTTATATCCTTAGTCAGTTGTGACTTTGTcacctcagtcagtggtggctttgtatgctcagtcagtggtggctctgtatcctcagtcagtggtggtcTTGTATCCTCAGTCAGCGGAGGCTTTGCATGCTCAGCCAATGGTGGCTtt GTCAGTGGTAGTTTGGCATCcttagtcagtggtggctttgtcacCTCAGTCAGTAGTGGCTttgtatgctcagtcagtggtggctttgtatcctcagtcagtggtggtcTTGTATCCTCAGTCAGTGGAGGCTTTGCATGCTCAGCCAATGGTGGCTttgtatgctcagtcagtggtggtcttgtatgctcagtcagtggtggctttatATCctta gtcagtggtagttttgcatcctcagtcagtggtggctttgtatgtTCAGTCGGTGGTAGCTTTATATCCTTAGTCAGTGGTGGCTTTATcacctcagtcagtggtggctttgtatgctcagtcagtggtggctttgtattCTCAGTCAGTGGTGGTCTTGTATCCTCAGTCAGTGGAGGCTTTGCATGCTCAGCCAATGGTGGCTttgtatgctcagtcagtggtggtcttgtatgctca GTCAGTGGTAGTTTGGCATCcttagtcagtggtggctttgtcacCTCAGTCAGTAGTGGCTttgtatgctcagtcagtggtggctttgtatcctcagtcagtggtggtcTTGTATCCTCAGTCAGTGGAGGCTTTGCATGCTCAGCCAATGGTGGCTttgtatgctcagtcagtggtggtcttgtatgctcagtcagtggtggctttatATCctta gtcagtggtagttttgcatcctcagtcagtggtggctttgtatgtTCAGTCGGTGGTAGCTTTATATCCTTAGTCAGTGGTGGCTTTATcacctcagtcagtggtggctttgtatgctcagtcagtggtggctttgtattCTCAGTCAGTGGTGGTCTTGTATCCTCAGTCAGTGGAGGCTTTGCATGCTCAGCCAATGGTGGCTttgtatgctcagtcagtggtggtctt gtcagtggtagttttgcatcctcagtcagtggtggctttgtatgtTCAGTCGGTGGTAGCTTTATATCCTTAGTCAGTTGTGACTTTGTcacctcagtcagtggtggctttgtatgctcagtcagtggtggctttgtatcctcagtcagtggtggtcTTGTATCCTCAGTCAGTGGAGGCTTTGCATGCTCAGCCAATGGTGGCTttgtatgctcagtcagtggtggtcttgtatgctca gtcagtggtagttttgcatcctcagtcagtggtggctttgtatgtTCAGTCGGTGGTAGCTTTATATCcttagtcagtggtggctttgtcacctcagtcagtggtggctttgtatgctcagtcagtggtggctttgtatcctcagtcagtggtggtcTTGTATCCTCAGTCAGTGGAGGCTTTGCATGCTCAGCCAATGGTGGCTttgtatgctcagtcagtggtggtctt gtcagtggtagttttgcatcctcagtcagtggtggctttgtatgtTCAGTCGGTGGTAGCTTTATATCCTTAGTCAGTTGTGACTTTGTcacctcagtcagtggtggctttgtatgctcagtcagtggtggctctgtatcctcagtcagtggtggtcTTGTATCCTCAGTCAGCGGAGGGTTTGCATGCTCAGCCAATGGTGGCTttgtatgctcagtcagtggtggtcttgtatcctcagtcagtggtggctttgtatcctta gtcagtggtagttttgcatcctcagtcagtggtggctttgtatgtTCATTCGGTGGTAGCTTTATATCCTTAGTCAGTTGTGACTTTGTcacctcagtcagtggtggctttgtatgctcagtcagtggtggctttgtatcctcagtcagtggtggtcTTGTATCCTCAGTCAGCGGAGGCTTTGCATGCTCAGCCAATGGTGGCTttgtatgctcagtcagtggtggtcttgtatcctcagtcagtggtggctttgtatcctta gtcagtggtagttttgcatcctcagtcagtggtggctttgtatgtTCAGTCGGTGGTAGCTTTATATCCTTAGTCAGTTGTGACTTTGTcacctcagtcagtggtggctttgtatgctcagtcagtggtggctttgtatcctcagtcagtggtggtcTTGTATCCTCAGTCAGTGGAGGCTTTGCATGCTCAGCCAATGGTGGCTttgtatgctcagtcagtggtggtcttgtatgctca gtcagtggtagttttgcatcctcagtcagtggtggctttgtatgtTCAGTCGGTGGTAGCTTTATATCcttagtcagtggtggctttgtcacctcagtcagtggtggctttgtatgctcagtcagtggtggctttgtatcctcagtcagtggtggtcTTGTATCCTCAGTCAGTGGAGGCTTTGCATGCTCAGCCAATGGTGGCTttgtatgctcagtcagtggtggtctt gtcagtggtagttttgcatcctcagtcagtggtggctttgtatgtTCAGTCGGTGGTAGCTTTATATCCTTAGTCAGTTGTGACTTTGTcacctcagtcagtggtggctttgtatgctcagtcagtggtggctctgtatcctcagtcagtggtggtcTTGTATCCTCAGTCAGCGGAGGCTTTGCATGCTCAGCCAATGGCGGCTttgtatgctcagtcagtggtggtcttgtatcctcagtcagtggtggctttgtatcctta gtcagtggtagttttgcatcctcagtcagtggtggctttgtatgtTCAGTCGGTGGTAGCTTTATATCTTTAGTCAGTTGTGACTTTGTcacctcagtcagtggtggctttgtatgctcagtcagtggtggctttgtatcctcagtcagtggtggtcTTGTATCCTCAGTCAGCGGAGGCTTTGCATGCTCAGCCAATGGTGGCTttgtatgctcagtcagtggtggtcttgtatcctcagtcagtggtggctttgtatcctta gtcagtggtagttttgcatcctcagtcagtggtggctttgtatgtTCAGTCGGTGGTAGCTTTATATCcttagtcagtggtggctttgtcacctcagtcagtggtggctttgtatgctcagtcagtggtggctttgtatcctcagtcagtggtggtcTTGTATCCTCAGTCAGTGGAGGCTTTGCATGCTCAGCCAATGGTGGCTttgtatgctcagtcagtggtggtctt gtcagtggtagttttgcatcctcagtcagtggtggctttgtcttttcagtcagtggtggctttgcttTTTATGTCAGTGGTAGTTTTgcatcctcagtcagtggtggctttgtatgtTCAGTCGGTGGTAGCTTTATATCCTTAGTCAGTTGTGACTTTGTcacctcagtcagtggtggctttgtcacCTCAGTCAGTGGAGGCTTTgtatcctcagtcagtggtggtcttgtatgctcagtcagtggtggctttgtatccttagtcagtggtggctttgcattctag